The Picrophilus oshimae DSM 9789 genome includes a window with the following:
- a CDS encoding M24 family metallopeptidase — MDYKKIFDYTRRADAIIIFNGGEESIDKTFFYLTGARSGIFENSALIVTRDSIKIVTSKLEESAASETGIETLIFNKRSEMEDIIRNETKNFDSIGINYSSMTLSLYRDLMRMIPDKDFIDVSESILEARKIKEPEELEKIKNAAKIASDALQDAIKKIKEGITESELASEVAYSMMKLGATGPSFNTIVAFGKNSAIPHYSPGNKRLRPGDFVLIDYGALYNRYCSDVTRTMVFGRASQEQRDIYETVKEAQQKSMDAIKAGKNGRDIDAIARSIIDEKYPGKFIHSLGHGVGMDVHDHPALSPSYDFILKRNMVVTVEPGIYIPETGGVRIEDDVIVTDSGHTRITTAPRDLIEL; from the coding sequence AAAAAGATTTTTGATTATACAAGAAGGGCAGATGCAATAATCATATTCAATGGCGGTGAGGAAAGCATTGATAAAACGTTTTTCTATCTGACAGGTGCAAGAAGCGGAATCTTTGAGAATTCCGCATTAATTGTTACAAGGGATAGCATAAAAATAGTAACATCAAAGCTTGAGGAATCCGCTGCCAGTGAAACCGGTATAGAAACACTTATATTTAATAAAAGAAGTGAGATGGAGGATATCATAAGAAACGAAACGAAAAACTTCGACAGCATTGGAATAAACTATTCAAGCATGACGCTAAGCCTTTACAGGGATCTAATGAGGATGATACCTGATAAGGATTTCATTGATGTTTCTGAATCAATTCTGGAGGCAAGAAAGATAAAGGAACCTGAGGAACTTGAGAAGATAAAAAATGCGGCCAAAATAGCAAGTGATGCACTTCAGGATGCAATAAAAAAGATAAAGGAAGGCATAACAGAAAGCGAACTTGCCAGCGAGGTTGCATACTCCATGATGAAGCTTGGCGCCACAGGCCCATCATTTAATACAATAGTTGCCTTTGGGAAAAACTCGGCAATACCCCATTATTCTCCAGGGAATAAAAGGCTAAGGCCAGGTGATTTTGTGCTTATAGACTACGGTGCCCTCTATAACAGATACTGTTCAGATGTAACAAGAACAATGGTTTTTGGAAGGGCATCACAGGAGCAGCGTGACATCTATGAAACTGTAAAGGAGGCTCAGCAAAAAAGCATGGATGCAATAAAGGCTGGAAAGAACGGCCGTGATATAGATGCCATAGCAAGATCCATCATTGATGAAAAATACCCTGGTAAATTCATACACAGCCTTGGTCATGGCGTCGGCATGGATGTTCACGATCATCCTGCGCTTTCGCCTTCCTATGATTTTATATTAAAAAGGAACATGGTCGTTACCGTTGAGCCTGGAATATACATACCTGAAACAGGCGGCGTGAGAATAGAGGATGATGTGATAGTTACTGATTCCGGCCATACAAGAATAACAACAGCACCGAGGGATTTAATAGAACTATGA
- the priL gene encoding DNA primase regulatory subunit PriL, whose protein sequence is MNSMYFDIISKYDDIIKIINSNKIDDRNCVINAQAYINSLIKHEDRLAINDNKSLSIAIWFLRCIDEPQLTSRFLIDQRDIFKNYIMKTARDEDFPDLIRNLGIPVFINGNNYKMDFSFFASYNKRISGYKYRLVYQSLDHGYINLDIETFSNIMREYIVSRLLNIYNSIDKDQAIKAMNNYINKIESMRREFKESIRKYTPSGKIRWENFPPCIKAYINEINDGGNPAHLARLTLATFLHHIGMPNDEIVKVFSGTADFDENSATYQVNHLTGKISGTEYSPPKCDTLRSNHLCFMDDDPLCRQVKHPLQYYMKKRSH, encoded by the coding sequence ATGAACAGCATGTACTTTGATATTATATCAAAATACGACGATATAATAAAAATAATAAATTCAAATAAAATCGACGATAGGAATTGTGTTATAAATGCACAGGCATACATAAACAGCCTTATAAAGCACGAGGACCGGCTTGCGATAAATGACAATAAGAGCCTTTCCATTGCGATATGGTTTCTAAGATGCATAGACGAACCACAGCTAACGTCAAGGTTTTTAATAGACCAGAGAGACATATTTAAAAACTATATAATGAAAACTGCCAGGGATGAGGACTTTCCAGATCTTATAAGGAATCTTGGCATACCTGTATTTATAAATGGAAATAATTATAAGATGGACTTCTCCTTCTTTGCATCATATAATAAAAGGATCTCAGGATATAAATACAGGCTGGTATATCAAAGTCTTGACCATGGATATATAAATCTTGACATAGAGACATTTTCAAACATAATGCGTGAATACATAGTTTCAAGATTATTAAATATATACAATTCAATAGATAAGGATCAGGCCATTAAGGCAATGAACAATTACATTAATAAAATAGAGTCAATGAGGCGTGAATTTAAAGAAAGCATAAGAAAATACACACCATCTGGAAAAATAAGATGGGAGAACTTTCCACCATGCATCAAGGCATATATAAACGAAATAAACGATGGCGGAAATCCGGCACATCTTGCAAGGCTTACACTGGCAACGTTTCTGCATCACATAGGCATGCCAAATGATGAAATTGTAAAGGTTTTTAGCGGCACGGCTGATTTTGATGAAAACAGTGCAACCTATCAGGTAAACCATCTAACAGGAAAGATCTCAGGGACAGAATACTCCCCGCCAAAATGCGATACATTAAGGTCAAACCATCTCTGCTTTATGGATGATGATCCATTATGCAGGCAGGTAAAGCATCCATTACAGTATTACATGAAAAAGAGGTCACATTAA
- a CDS encoding signal recognition particle subunit SRP19/SEC65 family protein, with translation MTLVLYSQYFNPNISRRLGRRINKTAAVNFTDERLKNILDSMKLQYEVNEGRYPRIPYETTRIYVIDGNIKKTSLIKIIEKRLM, from the coding sequence ATGACACTTGTTCTTTACTCGCAGTATTTTAATCCAAACATTTCGAGAAGGCTTGGCCGGAGGATAAATAAAACTGCGGCCGTCAATTTTACAGATGAAAGGCTAAAAAACATACTTGATTCCATGAAATTGCAGTATGAGGTAAACGAGGGAAGATATCCGAGAATACCATATGAAACAACAAGGATCTATGTTATAGATGGAAATATTAAAAAAACATCACTGATAAAGATTATAGAGAAAAGATTAATGTGA
- a CDS encoding 30S ribosomal protein S8e, whose product MTIFQGRATRKPSGGKLRPNHSKRRYELGREPTLTRLGDRELRKIRSYGGNSKFALLRCDYANVYNPKDKTTRKVKINTVKENSADPHYVQRNIMNRGTVISTELGDARITSRPGQDGVINAVLL is encoded by the coding sequence ATGACTATATTTCAGGGTAGGGCCACAAGAAAACCATCAGGTGGAAAATTAAGACCGAATCATTCAAAGAGAAGATACGAGCTTGGAAGGGAGCCAACACTTACAAGGCTTGGAGACAGGGAACTCAGAAAGATCAGGTCTTACGGCGGAAACAGCAAGTTTGCGCTCTTGAGATGCGATTATGCAAACGTTTACAATCCAAAGGATAAAACCACAAGGAAGGTTAAGATAAACACTGTTAAGGAAAACAGTGCAGACCCACACTATGTCCAGAGGAATATAATGAACAGGGGAACAGTAATATCAACAGAGCTTGGTGATGCAAGAATAACATCAAGACCTGGTCAGGATGGCGTTATAAACGCAGTGCTGCTATGA
- a CDS encoding oligosaccharide flippase family protein encodes MIVFLFTSLLISKKSPIVVSEQLINSLMGYAGLFFVIRFIGLQEWGFLSFGLAFVGLFSIVTDLGYGTVFIREISGNNSEKEEKVLNGTFLLIKIVLSFIAVLLVLLSLYVWVDLLHHGFQSKIELYAILILIPYLFFNRVNDFTRNYYQAKMKSARMALPRMLEAIIRNSIFIILGIFYAFRIPGYNNVNGAIVLSAAYSLSYLVYFMISYILGRPWNIGRPSMSIFKKYSRIAYPLALSGIIGTVSANIDKVLIQFYWHAVATGAFYSMQVFTKPIMSFSGAISFLFIPMLMKTRSEDHRSSILGFERTISLFILPFVIALIGLRVYFVNLVSASLIPYSDVLIFLVLAAYLNVINMPYNSGLIAKNHTKTIGFLTATGITINIVLDLILIPRSIFGYRYLSLGVLGGGVSTFVAAAYEAIGYRIALGRHGVTQDFAIFKQIVPAMVQLLFIYMVLLFIKPYDILVFIPFSLASVIIFLGISIIIKEITLYQIIDFIKALNPFSIKKTMYNE; translated from the coding sequence ATGATTGTATTTTTATTTACCTCATTATTGATCTCAAAAAAGTCCCCTATTGTTGTATCGGAGCAGCTTATAAATTCTCTGATGGGCTATGCGGGCCTGTTCTTTGTTATAAGATTTATAGGTCTGCAGGAGTGGGGATTTCTCAGCTTCGGACTTGCATTTGTCGGCCTATTTTCCATAGTCACCGATCTTGGCTATGGCACGGTCTTTATTAGAGAGATCTCCGGTAATAACAGTGAAAAAGAGGAAAAGGTGTTAAATGGCACCTTTCTTTTAATAAAGATTGTTTTATCCTTTATCGCTGTTTTGCTGGTTCTTTTATCATTATATGTCTGGGTTGATTTGCTGCACCATGGATTCCAGAGCAAGATAGAACTATACGCAATATTAATACTGATACCGTATCTGTTTTTTAACAGGGTAAACGACTTCACCAGAAACTATTACCAGGCAAAGATGAAGAGCGCAAGAATGGCGCTTCCAAGAATGCTTGAGGCAATTATAAGGAACTCAATATTTATAATCCTTGGCATATTTTATGCCTTTAGGATACCTGGCTATAATAATGTAAATGGTGCAATTGTACTTTCAGCTGCATACAGCCTTTCATATCTTGTTTATTTTATGATATCATATATTCTTGGAAGGCCATGGAATATAGGAAGGCCAAGCATGTCCATCTTTAAAAAATATTCAAGGATTGCATATCCACTGGCTCTCTCAGGAATTATAGGAACTGTAAGTGCAAACATAGACAAGGTTTTAATACAGTTCTACTGGCATGCTGTTGCAACCGGTGCATTTTATTCAATGCAGGTTTTTACAAAACCAATAATGTCTTTCTCTGGTGCAATATCCTTTCTTTTTATACCAATGCTCATGAAGACAAGATCTGAAGATCACAGAAGCTCAATACTTGGCTTTGAAAGAACGATATCGCTATTTATACTTCCCTTTGTAATTGCACTTATTGGCCTAAGGGTTTACTTTGTTAATCTTGTTTCCGCATCCTTAATACCATATTCTGATGTTCTGATCTTCCTTGTACTTGCCGCATATCTGAATGTTATAAACATGCCTTACAATTCCGGTTTAATTGCAAAGAATCATACAAAGACCATAGGCTTTCTAACAGCAACTGGAATAACAATAAATATAGTCCTTGATCTTATATTAATACCAAGATCGATATTTGGTTACAGATACCTATCACTTGGTGTTCTTGGTGGTGGGGTCAGCACCTTCGTTGCGGCTGCATACGAGGCAATCGGCTATAGAATAGCACTTGGCAGGCATGGCGTCACGCAGGACTTTGCAATATTTAAACAGATAGTCCCTGCAATGGTTCAGCTGCTTTTTATATACATGGTATTATTATTTATTAAGCCATACGATATATTGGTTTTTATACCCTTTTCACTTGCGTCCGTTATAATATTCCTGGGCATTTCAATAATAATAAAAGAGATAACGCTTTACCAGATAATAGATTTTATAAAGGCGCTGAATCCATTTTCAATTAAAAAGACCATGTACAATGAATGA
- a CDS encoding NAD+ synthase, whose product MVERLDGVFKSISDFLRQELNGKNAVIGVSSGIDSALVLTILSKAIDKDRIHAFFMPDRFTRSADFDDIRSLEGSTGVKINEINIENIVNGYKSTLGIKDKKYEGNIRSRVRSVILYYNANLLNGLVVGTTNRTEYLIGYFTKYGDSACDLEPIEHLYKSDVRELASYLKVPESIIRKKPSAGLWSDQYDEDELGMGYEELDSILKDLFEKKTGILDDRYKMVYDMYIRSQHKRKLPKSMMNDDFRYNV is encoded by the coding sequence ATGGTGGAGAGACTAGATGGTGTTTTTAAAAGTATATCAGATTTTCTGCGACAGGAATTGAATGGTAAGAACGCTGTTATTGGTGTAAGCTCAGGCATAGACAGTGCACTTGTACTCACAATACTATCAAAGGCAATAGATAAAGATAGAATACATGCATTTTTCATGCCTGATAGATTTACAAGGAGTGCAGACTTCGATGATATAAGATCCCTGGAAGGATCTACAGGTGTAAAGATAAATGAAATAAACATAGAGAACATTGTTAATGGATACAAATCAACCCTTGGAATAAAAGATAAAAAATACGAGGGCAATATAAGATCAAGGGTAAGGTCAGTTATATTATACTACAACGCAAACCTGCTTAATGGCCTTGTTGTTGGAACAACGAATAGAACGGAGTATTTAATAGGCTACTTCACAAAGTACGGTGATAGTGCATGCGATCTTGAGCCGATAGAGCATCTCTACAAGAGCGATGTGCGTGAGCTTGCCTCATATCTAAAAGTTCCTGAATCAATAATAAGGAAGAAGCCATCCGCAGGTCTTTGGAGCGATCAGTACGATGAGGATGAGCTTGGGATGGGCTATGAGGAACTGGACTCGATATTAAAGGATCTTTTCGAAAAAAAGACCGGAATACTTGATGATAGATATAAAATGGTTTATGACATGTATATAAGATCACAGCATAAGAGGAAACTTCCAAAATCAATGATGAACGATGATTTCAGATATAACGTATGA